The genomic stretch GTTTCTGCCTTGTGTCTAGAATGACCGGCTCACCTGAGCCTGGGTTTTTGCCCAAACCGTTCGGGTGGTTGTCATAGCCGCAAGGCTAATAATTCTTGTATCAGGAGCATCTAGCCCATGAGTATGCAGGACCCGTTAGCGGACATGCTAACTCGCATCCGTAATGCCCAGATGGCTGAAAAGTCCGTCGTAAGCATGCCTTCCTCTACCCTGAAGGTCGCGGTTGCCAAAGTTCTGAAGGACGAAGGTTACATCGCTGGCTACCAGGTAACTGGTGAGGCCAAGCCTTCCCTGTCGATCGAACTGAAGTACTTCGAAGGCCGTCCGGTCATCGAGGAACTGAAGCGCTCCAGCCGTCCAGGCCTGCGCCAGTACAAGGCCGTCACCGATCTGCCGAAAGTACGTGGCGGTCTGGGCGTGTCTATCGTCTCCACCAACAAAGGTGTGATGACTGATCGCGCTGCGCGCGCTGCCGGTGTCGGCGGCGAAGTTCTGTGCACAGTGTTCTAAGGGGGGATAGACATGTCTCGCGTCGCTAAGAACCCCGTTAAGCTGCCATCCGGTGTCGAAGTCAAATTCGCCGGTCAGCAGCTTTCGGTGAAGGGTGCCAAAGGTACTCTCGAACTGAACGTTCACTCGTCTGTTGAAGTTACCGAAGAGTCTGGTGAGCTGCGTTTCGTCGCTCGCAATGGTGACCAGCAAGCTCGTGCCATGGCCGGTACCACCCGCGCTCTGGTCAACAACATGGTCCAAGGCGTAAGCCAAGGCTTCGAGCGCAAGCTCCAGCTGGTCGGTGTTGGTTACAAGGCACAGGCTAAAGGCACCGTCCTGAACCTGGCCCTGGGCTTCTCTCACCCAGTGGACTACGAACTGCCAGCCGGTATCACCGCTGAAACGCCTAGCCAGACCGACATCCTGATCAAGGGTATCGACAAGCAGCTGGTAGGTCAGGTGGCCGCTGAAATCCGCGACTTCCGTCCGCCAGAGCCTTACAAAGGTAAAGGTGTGCGTTACGCGGACGAAGTAGTCCGTCGTAAAGAAGCCAAGAAGAAGTAGGGCCTAGTAAATGACCGACAAAAAAGTTATTCGACTGCGTCGCGCTCGCAAAGCACGTCTCAAGATGCACGAACTCGAAGTCGTGCGCCTGTGCGTGTTCCGCTCCTCGCAGCACATCTACGCCCAGGTCATTTCGGCCGACGGCAGCAAGGTTCTGGCAAGCGCCTCGACCTTGGACAAAGACCTGCGTGATGGCGCCACTGGCAACATCGACGCGGCCACTAAGGTTGGCAAGCTGGTAGCTGAGCGTGCGAAAGCCGCCGGTGTATCTCAAGTTGCCTTTGACCGTTCCGGCTTCAAGTACCATGGCCGCGTCAAAGCGCTGGCTGATGCTGCTCGTGAAGGCGGGCTGGAGTTCTAAGTTATGGCAAATAACGATCAAAAGCGCGACGAAGGCTACATCGAGAAGCTGGTTCAAGTTAACCGCGTTGCCAAAACCGTAAAAGGCGGCCGTATCTTCACCTTCACCGCGCTGACCGTGGTGGGTGATGGTAAAGGTCGTGTTGGCTTCGGCCGTGGCAAGTCGCGCGAAGTACCAGCCGCGATCCAGAAAGCCATGGAAGCTGCTCGCCGCAACATGATTCAGGTTGACCTGAAGGGCACCACCCTGCAGTACGCCACCAAGGCTGCCCACGGCGCCTCGAAGGTTTACATGCAGCCTGCCTCGGAAGGTACCGGTATCATCGCCGGTGGCGCAATGCGTGCTGTCCTGGAAGTTGCTGGTGTTCAGAACGTTCTGGCCAAGTGCTACGGTTCGACCAACCCAGTGAACGTGGTTTACGCCACCTTCAAGGGTCTGAAAGCCATGCAATCTCCTGAATCCATTGCCGCCAAGCGTGGCAAGAGCGTCGAGGAGATCTTCTGATCATGGCAACCGTAAAAGTAACGCTGATCAAGAGCGTCTCGGGCCGTCTGCCTAACCACAAGCTGTGTGTTAAAGGCCTGGGTCTGCGTCGCATCGGTCACACTGTAGAAGTCCAGGATACTCCCGAGAATCGCGGGATGATCAACAAGGCTTACTACATGCTGAAGGTCGAGGGCTAATCGATGAAACTCAATGATCTGAGTCCAGCGCCGGGTTCCCGTCGCGAGAAGCATCGTCCAGGTCGTGGTATCGGTAGCGGTCTGGGTAAGACCGGCGGCCGTGGCCACAAAGGTCAGACTTCCCGTTCGGGTGGTTCGATCGCTCCTGGCTTCGAAGGCGGTCAACAGCCGCTGCACCGTCGCCTGCCGAAGTTCGGCTTCGTTTCCCTGAAAGCCATGGACCGCGCTGAAGTGCGTCTGTCCGAGCTGGCCAAAGTGGAAGGCGACGTGATCTCCGTGCAATCCCTGAAGGATGCCAACGTGATCAACCAGCACATTCAGCGTGTGAAAATCATGCTGTCTGGCGAAGTTACTCGCGCAGTCACCATCAAGGGTATCGCAGCCACCAAGGGTGCGCGTGCGGCTATCGAAGCAGCTGGCGGCAAATTCGAGGAATAAATGGCTAAGCAAGGTGCTCTCTCTTCGCTCGGTAAGGGCGGGATGTCGGAACTCTGGGCTCGTCTGCGCTTTCTGTTCATGGCGATCATCGTCTATCGGATAGGTGCACATATCCCGGTTCCCGGCATCAATCCGGACCGTCTGGCGGATCTGTTTCGGCAGAATGAGGGGACCATTCTTAGCTTGTTCAACATGTTTTCCGGTGGCGCGCTTGAGCGCATGAGCATCTTTGCACTGGGGATCATGCCGTACATTTCGGCATCGATCATCATGCAGTTGATGACGGCGGTCAGCCCGCAACTGGAGCAGTTGAAGAAGGAAGGTGAAGCTGGCCGTCGCAAGATCAGCCAGTACACCCGCTACGGCACCGTTATCCTGGCACTGGTCCAAGCCATTGGCATGTCCATTGGCCTGGCCAACCAGGGCGTGGCGTTTTCTGCAGGCCTGGGCTTCCATGTCGTCGCTGTTTCCACTTTCGTGGCTGGCGCGATGTTCATGATGTGGCTGGGCGAGCAGATCACCGAGCGCGGTGTGGGCAACGGTATCTCGATGTTGATCTTCGCAGGTATCGTTGCCGGTCTTCCGAGAGCAATCGGGCAGTCTTTCGAGTCTGCACGCACAGGCGATATCAACATTTTCGCCCTGGTCGCTATCGGTCTGCTGGCAGTAGCGATTATCGGTTTTGTGGTGTTCATTGAGCGTGGTCAGCGTCGTATCGCCGTTCATTACGCCAAGCGTCAGCAGGGCCGCAAGGTCTTCGCTGCGCAGACCAGCCACTTGCCGCTGAAGGTGAACATGGCAGGGGTTATCCCGGCCATTTTCGCGAGCAGCATTCTGCTGTTCCCGGCTTCGCTGGGTGCCTGGTTTGGTCAGTCTGAAGGTATGGGCTGGCTGCAGGACATCTCGCAGTCGATCGCTCCTGGTCAGCCGTTGAACATTCTGCTGTTTAGTGCAGGGATCATTTTCTTCTGCTTCTTCTACACAGCGTTGATGTTCAATCCGAAAGACGTAGCGGAAAACCTGAAGAAGTCCGGTGCCTTTATTCCGGGTATCCGTCCTGGTGAGCAGTCGGCGCGCTACATTGATGGCGTTCTGACCCGTTTGACCATGTTCGGTGCTCTTTACATGATGGCCGTCTGCCTTCTGCCCCAGTTCCTGGTGGTGGCAGCAAATGTGCCGTTCTACCTTGGCGGGACCTCGTTGCTGATTGTGGTAGTGGTTGTGATGGACTTCATGTCCCAAGTACAATCGCACCTCGTTTCGCACCAGTACGAATCCCTGATGAAGAAAGCCAACCTGAAAGGCTACGGTGGCAGCGGTCTGCTGCGCTGATACGCCCCTAAGGTTCGAGGAGTCGGTAATGAAAGTTCGTGCATCGGTGAAAAAGCTGTGCCGTAACTGCAAGATCATCCGTCGCGAAGGCGTCGTACGAGTGATCTGCAGCGCGGAACCGCGTCACAAACAGCGCCAAGGCTGAGTGTGATCTGCGCTTCAAACCCAGCAGCTAGTGTGCTGCTGGGTTGATTATTCGTTTCTACAGCGATATTATCTCGCGCCCTATTTCTTGGCTTCCGGGGCGTAGGTAGCTGTCAATTGGAGTCCCACTGAATGGCCCGTATTGCAGGCGTCAACATTCCAGATAACAAGCATACTGTTATCTCGCTGACCTACATCTATGGTGTCGGTCGCACAACTGCACAGAAGATTTGTGCAGACGCTGGTGTAAACCCAGCCGCTAAGATCAAGGATCTGAGCGACGAGCAAATCGAAACCCTGCGTGGCGAAGTCGCGAAGTTCACCACCGAAGGTGACCTGCGTCGTGACGTCAACATGAAGATCAAGCGCTTGATGGACCTGGGTTGCTACCGCGGCCTGCGTCATCGTAAAGGTCTGCCGGTTCGCGGTCAGCGCACCAAGACCAACGCACGCACCCGTAAGGGCCCGCGTAAGCCGATCCGCAAGTAATCGCCCAGGAATATAGACATGGCAAAACCTGCTGCTCGTCCTCGTAAGAAAGTCAAAAAGACAGTGGTTGATGGCATCGCCCACATCCACGCTTCTTTCAACAACACCATCGTGACCATCACCGATCGTCAGGGCAATGCTTTGTCCTGGGCGACTTCCGGTGGTTCGGGTTTCCGTGGTTCGCGCAAATCCACCCCGTTCGCAGCCCAGATCGCTGCTGAGCGTGCTGGTCAAGCTGCGCTGGAATACGGTCTGAAGAACCTCGACGTTAACGTCAAGGGTCCAGGTCCAGGTCGTGAGTCCGCCGTTCGTGCATTGAACAGCTGCGGCTACAAGATCGCCAGCATCACCGACGTGACGCCAATCCCGCACAACGGGTGCCGTCCGCCGAAGAAGCGTCGCGTGTAATCAGGAGACAGAAGAATGGCACGTTACATTGGTCCAAAATGCAAACTGTCTCGTCGTGAAGGCACTGATCTGTTCCTGAAGAGCGGCGTTCGCGCTCTGGAATCGAAGTGCAATATCGAAGCAGCCCCAGGTATCCACGGCCAGCGCCGTGGCCGTCAGTCCGACTACGGCACCCAGCTGCGTGAGAAACAAAAAGTCCGTCGTATCTACGGTGTTCTGGAGCGTCAGTTCCGCGGTTACTACCAAGCTGCTGCCTCGAAAAAAGGCGCAACCGGTGAGAACCTGCTGCAACTGCTCGAGTGCCGTCTGGATAACGTCGTTTACCGTATGGGCTTCGGCTCGACTCGTTCCGAGTCCCGTCAGCTGGTTTCGCACAAAGCGATCAGCGTCAACGGTAAGACTGTAAACATTCCATCCTACCAAGTTCGTCCGGGTGACGTGGTCGCAGTCCGCGAGAAATCGCTGGGCCAGTTGCGCATTGTTCAAGCCCTTGAACTGTGCGCCCAGCGTGGCCGCGTTGAGTGGGTTGACGTGGATGCTGCTAAAAAGTCGGGCGTTTTCAAGAACGTTCCTGCTCGCAGCGACCTGTCTGCCGACATCAACGAAAACCTGATTGTCGAGCTCTACTCCAAGTAAGGGCTAGAAAATAGGTGCATCCATGCAGATTTCGGTAAATGAGTTCCTGACTCCCCGCCATATTGATGTGCAGGTAGTCAGTCCGACCCGCGCCAAGATTACGCTCGAGCCTCTCGAGCGTGGTTTCGGCCATACCCTGGGCAACGCGCTGCGCCGCATCCTGTTGTCCTCCATGCCTGGCTGTGCAGTAGTCGAGGCCGAGATCGATGGCGTACTCCATGAGTACTCCGCGATCGAAGGTGTTCAGGAAGACGTAATTGAAATCCTGTTGAACCTGAAAGGCCTGGCTATCAAACTGCATGGTCGTGACGAAGTTACGCTGACCTTGTCGAAAAAGGGTTCGGGGGTGGTTACCGCTGCCGATATTCAGCTGGATCACGATGTCGAGATCGTCAACCCCGATCACGTAATCGCGAACCTGGCGTCGAACGGCGCTCTGAACATGAAGCTCACTGTAGCTCGTGGTCGTGGTTACGAGCCGGCCGACTCCCGTCAAACCGACGAAGACGAAAGCCGTAGCATTGGCCGTCTGCAGTTGGACGCTTCGTTCAGCCCGGTGCGTCGTATCGCCTATGTGGTCGAGAACGCCCGTGTTGAACAGCGTACCAACCTGGACAAACTGGTCATTGATCTGGAAACCAACGGCACCCTGGATCCTGAAGAGGCTATCCGCCGCGCTGCGACCATTCTGCAACAGCAGTTGGCCGCGTTCGTCGACCTCAAAGGTGACAGTGAGCCTGTCGTAGTCGAGCAGGAAGACGAGATCGACCCGATCCTGCTGCGTCCGGTTGACGACCTGGAACTGACTGTACGTTCGGCCAACTGCCTCAAGGCGGAGAACATCTACTACATCGGCGACCTGATTCAGCGTACCGAAGTAGAGCTGTTGAAGACTCCTAACCTGGGTAAGAAGTCCCTGACTGAAATCAAGGACGTTCTGGCCTCTCGTGGTCTGTCTCTCGGCATGCGCCTCGACAACTGGCCGCCTGCAAGTCTTAAGAAAGACGACAAGGCGACCGCCTGATCGTCGTAATCACCGAACGTAGTGTTTGGTAAGGAATGAATCATGCGTCATCGTAAAAGTGGACGTCACCTGAGCCGTACCAGCTCTCACCGCAAGGCTATGTTCCAGAACATGGCAGTGTCGCTGATCGAGCACGAGCTGATCAAAACCACCCTGCCGAAAGCCAAGGAACTGCGCCGCGTTGCCGAGCCGCTGATCACCCTGGCCAAGGAAGACAGCGTTGCTAACCGTCGTCTGGCCTTCGACCGTACCCGTTCGAAGTCCGCTGTTGGCAAACTGTTCAACGACCTGGGCAAGCGTTACGCCACCCGTCAGGGCGGCTACCTGCGCATCCTGAAGTGCGGTTTCCGCGCTGGCGACAACGCGCCTATGGCGTACGTCGAGCTGGTTGATCGTCCGGTCGGCGGTGCTGTAGAAGCTGCTGAGTAAGACGTTCTGTCTGCTACAAAGAACCGGGCCTAGTGCCCGGTTTTTTGTTTGTATACCTATTGTTTATTTCTATTGATGTAAGTCATGTAATAAATTTGTACCTGTAATCTCGCTCGGCAATACTCTTTTTACAGCCGATAAGCCGGCGCTTGAAGACCGATAAGGAGAGCCCATGAGCAAGATTCTCACCACCGCTAGCGGTGCACCTGTAGCCGACAACCAGAACTCCCGCTCCGCCGGCCCGCGCGGTCCGCTGCTGCTCGACGACTTCCACCTGATCGAGAAGCTCGCCCATTTCAACCGCGAGAACATTCCAGAGCGCCGTGTCCATGCCAAAGGCTCGGGTGCCTATGGCACCTTTACCGTTACTCACGATATTACCGGCTATACCAGCGCCAAACTGTTCGAAGAGATCGGTAAACAAACTGAGACTTTCTTACGTTTCTCCACCGTTGGTGGCGAGCGCGGTTCGGCTGATACCGAGCGTGACCCGCGCGGCTTCGCGGTGAAGTTCTACACCGAGGAAGGCAACTGGGACATTGTCGGTAACAACACGCCAGTATTCTTCATTCGCGACCCACTGAAGTTCCCGGACTTTATCCACACCCAGAAGCGCCACCCGCAGTCCAACCTGAAGAACGCCCAGATGATGTGGGATTTCTGGTCGCACTCCCCTGAAGCGCTGCATCAGGTCACCATCCTCTTTTCCGACCGTGGCATTCCGGACGGCTACCGCCATATGCATGGTTTTGGCAGCCACACCTACAGCCTGATCAATGCAAAGGGTGAGCGTACCTGGGTCAAGTGGCACTTCAAGACTCAACAAGGCATCAAGAACCTCACCCCGGCAGACGCTGCACGCCTGGCAGGTACCGACCCGGATTACGCTCAGCGAGATCTGTTTGAGGCTATCGAGCGTGGCGACTACCCGCGCTGGACGGTCTGCATTCAGGTGATGAGCGAAGCCGAGGCTGCCAGCCGTGACGAGAACCCATTCGACGTGACCAAGACGTGGTCGCAGAAGGACTATCCGCTCATCGAGGTGGGTGTGCTGGAACTCAATCGTAACCCGCTCAACTATTTCGCAGAGGTCGAGCAGGCCGCGTTCGGGCCGAGCAATATGGTGCCCGGCGTCGGTCTTTCGCCAGACCGGATGCTTCAAGGCCGCGTATTCGCCTACGCCGACGCGCACCGCTATCGCGTGGGTACCAATCACCAGCAATTGCCAGTCAATGCGCCACGCTGCCCGGTAAACAGCTATCAGCGCGACGGCTCCATGGCTACCGGCGGCTACGGTAGTGCACCGAACTATGAACCAAACAGCTACAGCGACGCCCCGAAACAGTCCCCACGCCATGCTGAGCCAGCATTGGCCATGAATGGTTCGGCTGATCGCTACGATCACCGCGAGGACACTGACTATTTCAGCCACGCCGGCGCTTTGTTCCGTTTGATGAGCGATGAGCAGAAGGCCCTGCTGATCAGCAACATCGCTGGCACCATGGCGGGCGTCAGCGAAGACGTGATCCAGCGTCAGTTGCAGTACTTCTTCAAGGCGGATCCGGCCTACGGCGAAGGGATTGCGAAGGCTTTGGGCATCAATTTCGCCTAAGTCGAAGTGATAAGTAGAACCGCCCTCATTTGGGCGGTTTTTCAATGAATATCACTACTGTTTAACCGTTTTTTTGCGTCTGATTGCGCGTTTTTCAGTGACCGTAGACAAAAGCTGGTTCACACTATGTGGCATAGACGTTTTCACATGGAGAATCAGGGCGATGCAAGGCCACCCGGACGTAATCAACTATCTCGTCACGCTGCTGAAGGGCGAACTGGCGGCACGCGACCAGTACTTCATTCATTCGCGCATGTACGAAGACTGGGGCCTGTCCAAGCTCTACGAGCGCATCAACCACGAGATGGAGGAAGAGACGCAGCACGCCGATGCCCTGATGCGTCGTATCCTCATGCTCGAAGGTACCCCTGACATGCGTGCGGATGACCTGGAGGTCGGCAGCACTGTGCCGGAAATGATCGAGGCAGACCTCAAGCTCGAATACAAGGTGCGCGGTGCGCTTTGCAAAGGTATCGAGCTGTGCGAACTGCACAAGGACTACGTCAGCCGTGACATCCTACGTGCTCAGCTGGCCGACACCGAAGAAGATCACACCTACTGGCTTGAGAAGCAGCAGGGCCTGATCAAGGCCATCGGGCTGGAAAACTACCTGCAGTCGCAGATGTAAGTTATCCACAGGCTCAAATAAAAGCCCCTGGCACCATAGGTACCAGGGGCTTTTTCATTGCGCTGGCAACACTCAGGCTCGATCCCGCTCCAGCAATGGTTTCAGGTAATGGCCGGTATATGACTGCTTCATCTCGCTCAGCTCTTCTGGCGTACCGCAGGCAATGATCTGGCCACCCTTGGAGCCACCTTCCGGCCCCAGGTCAACCAGCCAGTCGGCGGTCTTGATCACATCCAGGTTATGCTCGATCACCACCACGGTATTGCCGTGGTCGCGCAGGCGATGCAATACGTCGAGCAGTTGCTGGATATCGGCAAAGTGCAGGCCGGTGGTAGGTTCGTCGAGGATGTACAAAGTCTTGCCGGTATCGCGCTTGGACAGTTCGCGTGACAGCTTCACGCGCTGTGCCTCACCCCCTGACAGCGTGGTCGCTGACTGCCCCAGTTTGATGTAGGACAGGCCCACATCCATCAACGTTTGCAGCTTGCGCGCCAGCGCCGGCACCGCATCGAAGAACTCTCGGGCATCCTCGATGGTCATTTCCAGCACTTCGTGGATGTTCTTGCCCTTGTACTTGATCTCCAGGGTTTCGCGGTTGTAGCGCTTGCTCTTGCACACGTCACACGGCACGTAGATGTCCGGCAGAAAGTGCATTTCCACTTTGATCAGGCCATCGCCCTGGCAGGCCTCGCAACGGCCACCCTTGACGTTGAACGAGAAACGTCCCGGGCCATAACCACGCGAGCGTGACTCCGGTACACCAGAGAACAGCTCGCGGATCGGTGTGAAGATACCCGTGTAGGTCGCCGGGTTGGAGCGCGGGGTCCGGCCTATCGGGCTCTGGTCGATATCCACCACCTTGTCCAGGTGCTGCAGGCCATCCATGCTGTGGTGTGGTGCGGCTTCCAGGCTGCTTGCGCCATTTAGGGCGGTGGCGGCCAAGGGGTAAAGGGTGTTGTTGATCAGCGTCGACTTACCCGAGCCGGATACACCGGTCACGCAGGTCAGCAGGCCGATCGGCACTTCCAGGTCGACGTTCTGCAGGTTGTTGCCACGCGCGCCCTTGAGCTTGAGTTGCAGCTTCTTGTTGCGCGGCGTGCGCTTGGCCGGCACAACGATCTTCTTGCGCCCGGACAGGTACTTGCCAGTCAGCGAATCGGGGTGGTCCATGACCTCCTGGGGCGAGCCCTCGGCGACGATCTGTCCGCCATGCACACCAGCGCCAGGGCCGATGTCGACCACGTAGTCGGCCAGCCGGATGGCGTCCTCGTCGTGCTCCACCACGATCACCGTGTTGCCCAGGTCGCGCAAATGGTTGAGGGTGGCCAACAGACGGTCGTTGTCGCGTTGATGAAGGCCGATGGACGGTTCATCGAGGATGTACATCACCCCCACAAGACCGGCGCCGATCTGGCTGGCCAGGCGGATACGTTGCGCTTCACCGCCGGACAGGGTGTCGGCGCTACGATCCAGGGTCAGGTAGTCGAGGCCGACGTTGACCAGGAACTGAAGTCGTTCGCAGATTTCCTTGAGGATTTTTGCCGCGATTTCGCCACGCCGGCCGGTCAGGGTCAGTTCGCCAAAGTAGTTGCTGGCTTCACCGATCGGCATATTGGTTACCGCCGGCAGGGTCTTCTCGCCCACCCACACATGGCGCGCCTCGCGGCGCAGGCGCGTACCCCGGCAATCCGGGCACGGTTGTGTGCCAAGGAACTTGGCCAGTTCTTCACGCACCGTGGCCGATTCGGTTTCGCGGTAGCGGCGCTCAAGGTTCGGCACAATGCCTTCGAACGGGTGCGATCGCTTGACGATGTCGCCTCGGTCGTTGAGGTACTTGAAGTCGACACTCTGCTTGCCGCTGCCCTGCAGGATCACCTTCTGGTGTTCGGCCGACAGCTCGCCGAAAGGCTCCTCCAGGCTGAAGCCATAGTGCGCGGCTAACGAACCAAGCATCTGGAAGTAGTACACGTTACGGCGGTCCCAGCCGCGGATCGCGCCTTCGGCCAAGGTGAGCTCGGTGTTGACCAGGCGTTTGGTGTCGAAGAACTGTTTGACCCCCAGGCCGTCGCAGGTCGGGCAGGCGCCAGCCGGGTTGTTGAAGGAGAACAGCTTCGGTTCCAGCTCACTGATCGCGTGGCCGCACACTGGGCAGGCGAAGCGCGCGGAGAATATCGTCTCTTCGCCTTGTTCGCCGTCCATCGGTGCCACCAAGGCAATACCATCGGCCAGCTTCAGCGCGGTCTCGAACGATTCGGCCAGGCGCTGTTGCAGGTCGGCGCGCACTTTGAAACGGTCCACCACCACATCGATGCTGTGCTTCTTCTGCTTGTCCAGCTTGGGCAACTCATCGAGTTCGTAGAGTTTGCCGTTGACCCTGGCCCGCACGAAGCCCTGGGCGCGCAGCTCGTCAAACACTGCCAGATGCTCACCTTTGCGCTCGCGCACTACCGGCGCGAGCAGCATCAGTTTGCTGCCTTCCGGGTTTTCCAGCACCAGGTCGACCATTTGGCTGATCGTTTGCGCCTCCAGCGGAATATCGTGGTCCGGGCAGCGTGGCGTACCGACGCGGGCGTACAGCAGGCGCAGGTAGTCATAGATTTCGGTGATGGTGCCGACCGTGGAACGCGGGTTGTGCGAGGTCGATTTCTGCTCGATCGAAATCGCCGGCGACAGGCCTTCGATGGTGTCGACGTCGGGTTTTTCCATCATCGACAGGAACTGCCGGGCGTAGGCCGACAGCGACTCCACGTAGCGACGCTGGCCTTCGGCGTACAAGGTATCGAACGCCAGGGACGACTTGCCGGAACCGGACAGGCCGGTGATCACGATCAACTTGTCCCGGGGCAGGGTCAGGTCGATGTTCTTCAGGTTGTGGGTACGTGCCCCACGAATCAGGATCTTGTCCACTACGGCCTCGCTCGGCGGGCATAAACAAGGAAGTATACGGCGCCCTGCCAGTACGCGGCAAAGCGTCGCGTAGATGCCGTCAAGCTGTCGGACTGATAGAATCGCCGCCGGTTCACACGAGGTTAATCCATGCACGACACCCACAACGAGCGCATGAGTGGCGGCGAAACCCGCGCCGCTGGCGGCCTTGCCCTGGTCTTTGCCTTTCGTATGCTGGGCATGTTCATGGTCTTGCCGGTACTGGCCACCTACGGCATGGACCTGGCTGGCGCCACGCCTGCGCTGATCGGCCTGGCCATTGGGGCCTATGGCCTTACACAGGCGGTATTTCAGATTCCGTTCGGGATGATTTCCGACCGCATCGGTCGCCGGCCGGTGATTTATCTGGGGCTGGTGATCTTCGCCCTTGGCAGCGTGCTGGCGGCCCAGGCCGACTCTATCTGGGGCGTGATTGCCGGGCGCATCCTGCAGGGCGCCGGGGCAATTTCTGCTGCGGTCATGGCGCTGCTGTCCGACCTCACCCGCGAGCAACATCGGACCAAGGCCATGGCCATGATCGGCATGAGCATCGGCCTGTCGTTCGCTGTCGCCATGGTCGTTGGTCCACTGCTGACAAGTGCCTTTGGTTTGTCAGGTTTGTTCCTGGTCACGGCTGGGCTTGCCCTGGTAGGCATCCTGTTGATCGCGTTTGTCGTGCCCAACACCCA from Pseudomonas putida encodes the following:
- the uvrA gene encoding excinuclease ABC subunit UvrA translates to MAGRRILPCLCPPSEAVVDKILIRGARTHNLKNIDLTLPRDKLIVITGLSGSGKSSLAFDTLYAEGQRRYVESLSAYARQFLSMMEKPDVDTIEGLSPAISIEQKSTSHNPRSTVGTITEIYDYLRLLYARVGTPRCPDHDIPLEAQTISQMVDLVLENPEGSKLMLLAPVVRERKGEHLAVFDELRAQGFVRARVNGKLYELDELPKLDKQKKHSIDVVVDRFKVRADLQQRLAESFETALKLADGIALVAPMDGEQGEETIFSARFACPVCGHAISELEPKLFSFNNPAGACPTCDGLGVKQFFDTKRLVNTELTLAEGAIRGWDRRNVYYFQMLGSLAAHYGFSLEEPFGELSAEHQKVILQGSGKQSVDFKYLNDRGDIVKRSHPFEGIVPNLERRYRETESATVREELAKFLGTQPCPDCRGTRLRREARHVWVGEKTLPAVTNMPIGEASNYFGELTLTGRRGEIAAKILKEICERLQFLVNVGLDYLTLDRSADTLSGGEAQRIRLASQIGAGLVGVMYILDEPSIGLHQRDNDRLLATLNHLRDLGNTVIVVEHDEDAIRLADYVVDIGPGAGVHGGQIVAEGSPQEVMDHPDSLTGKYLSGRKKIVVPAKRTPRNKKLQLKLKGARGNNLQNVDLEVPIGLLTCVTGVSGSGKSTLINNTLYPLAATALNGASSLEAAPHHSMDGLQHLDKVVDIDQSPIGRTPRSNPATYTGIFTPIRELFSGVPESRSRGYGPGRFSFNVKGGRCEACQGDGLIKVEMHFLPDIYVPCDVCKSKRYNRETLEIKYKGKNIHEVLEMTIEDAREFFDAVPALARKLQTLMDVGLSYIKLGQSATTLSGGEAQRVKLSRELSKRDTGKTLYILDEPTTGLHFADIQQLLDVLHRLRDHGNTVVVIEHNLDVIKTADWLVDLGPEGGSKGGQIIACGTPEELSEMKQSYTGHYLKPLLERDRA
- the bfr gene encoding bacterioferritin, encoding MQGHPDVINYLVTLLKGELAARDQYFIHSRMYEDWGLSKLYERINHEMEEETQHADALMRRILMLEGTPDMRADDLEVGSTVPEMIEADLKLEYKVRGALCKGIELCELHKDYVSRDILRAQLADTEEDHTYWLEKQQGLIKAIGLENYLQSQM
- a CDS encoding catalase codes for the protein MSKILTTASGAPVADNQNSRSAGPRGPLLLDDFHLIEKLAHFNRENIPERRVHAKGSGAYGTFTVTHDITGYTSAKLFEEIGKQTETFLRFSTVGGERGSADTERDPRGFAVKFYTEEGNWDIVGNNTPVFFIRDPLKFPDFIHTQKRHPQSNLKNAQMMWDFWSHSPEALHQVTILFSDRGIPDGYRHMHGFGSHTYSLINAKGERTWVKWHFKTQQGIKNLTPADAARLAGTDPDYAQRDLFEAIERGDYPRWTVCIQVMSEAEAASRDENPFDVTKTWSQKDYPLIEVGVLELNRNPLNYFAEVEQAAFGPSNMVPGVGLSPDRMLQGRVFAYADAHRYRVGTNHQQLPVNAPRCPVNSYQRDGSMATGGYGSAPNYEPNSYSDAPKQSPRHAEPALAMNGSADRYDHREDTDYFSHAGALFRLMSDEQKALLISNIAGTMAGVSEDVIQRQLQYFFKADPAYGEGIAKALGINFA